In the Palaeococcus pacificus DY20341 genome, one interval contains:
- a CDS encoding glutamate cyclase domain-containing protein has translation MIAHLINTDIGNRGILNVYLDYRKSNPRFLNRASSLLLEHNDRVLIVTGFPIPPLDICETDGPLGALALYNAIEELGGKADILTYNEVKEALKPFGVRFTDAPLLKNYSLLISVELPGRAKDWGYYSMSGHRVKAKPFDGLFLDARELRIPTIGIGDGGNEVGMGIVRRLIKKHVPLGEKIASIVETDELVLSAVSNWGAYGLVAQASLDFGKNLFKGWDERENLETIVKAGLIDGVLKKETLSVDGLSVDLHERFVELLKEIIVDRISP, from the coding sequence ATGATAGCACACCTAATAAACACAGATATTGGAAATCGTGGTATTTTGAATGTGTATCTAGACTACCGGAAGAGCAATCCGAGGTTCCTCAATAGGGCGTCTTCGCTTCTTTTGGAGCATAATGATAGGGTTTTAATTGTTACGGGCTTTCCAATCCCACCACTGGATATCTGTGAAACTGATGGACCATTAGGCGCTTTGGCTCTCTACAATGCAATTGAAGAGCTGGGTGGAAAAGCGGATATTTTAACTTATAATGAGGTTAAAGAAGCGTTAAAGCCTTTTGGAGTCCGCTTTACGGATGCTCCCCTTTTGAAGAACTACTCCCTTTTGATAAGTGTAGAACTGCCTGGAAGGGCTAAAGATTGGGGATATTACTCAATGAGTGGGCATAGAGTTAAGGCTAAGCCCTTCGACGGCCTCTTTTTAGATGCTAGGGAACTTAGAATCCCTACGATAGGGATTGGAGATGGCGGCAATGAGGTAGGGATGGGGATTGTAAGAAGGCTCATCAAAAAACACGTCCCCCTCGGGGAAAAAATTGCCAGCATTGTCGAAACGGACGAGCTTGTTCTCTCAGCTGTTTCAAACTGGGGCGCTTATGGATTAGTAGCTCAAGCATCTCTGGATTTTGGAAAAAATCTTTTCAAAGGATGGGATGAGAGAGAAAACCTTGAAACGATTGTGAAAGCTGGATTAATAGATGGAGTCCTCAAGAAAGAAACTTTAAGTGTTGATGGCCTCAGCGTTGACCTTCACGAGAGGTTTGTAGAGCTTTTGAAAGAAATAATAGTGGATAGAATCTCACCTTAA
- a CDS encoding class I SAM-dependent methyltransferase — protein MDFEKYYIFSKTYNDIDSPEYKKRMEELTPYLSQILQQKGRVLDLACGVGGFSFFFEELGHEVVGLDISDFLLEKAKRYAKEKNSKVEFVKGDARELPFKDESFDYVVFLGNSIVHFTPTELNQVFKEIKRVLKHWGQFILNYNDMRAVLPLLERSEVIADGYWVNRIYKDKDEKYFIAVFESPEGIFEVKFNLWGKTAVDLLSKLYFIKEKSIEIRENSYLEVFRRK, from the coding sequence ATGGATTTCGAGAAGTATTACATCTTTTCGAAGACATACAATGACATAGACTCACCGGAGTATAAAAAACGTATGGAAGAGCTCACTCCCTATCTATCCCAGATACTTCAGCAAAAAGGCCGAGTTTTGGATTTAGCGTGCGGTGTTGGAGGATTTTCGTTTTTCTTTGAGGAGTTAGGACACGAAGTAGTCGGGCTCGATATAAGCGACTTTCTCTTGGAAAAAGCTAAGAGATATGCAAAAGAAAAGAACTCAAAAGTCGAGTTTGTGAAGGGTGATGCAAGAGAACTGCCCTTTAAAGATGAGAGCTTTGATTACGTTGTTTTCTTAGGCAATAGCATAGTGCACTTCACCCCCACTGAACTTAATCAAGTTTTTAAAGAGATAAAACGTGTCTTAAAGCATTGGGGACAGTTTATTCTCAACTACAATGATATGCGGGCTGTTTTGCCCCTTCTTGAGAGAAGTGAGGTTATAGCGGATGGGTACTGGGTGAACAGGATATATAAGGACAAAGACGAGAAGTATTTCATAGCCGTCTTTGAGAGCCCCGAAGGAATATTCGAAGTAAAGTTCAACCTCTGGGGAAAAACTGCTGTTGATTTGCTCTCAAAGCTCTACTTCATCAAGGAGAAGAGTATAGAGATTAGGGAAAACTCTTACTTAGAGGTCTTTAGGAGGAAGTGA
- a CDS encoding M48 family metallopeptidase — MTLLSTLVLVAIYFWITKNSLKKGHTVLKYEEMPWLYDAVARMAKKANIKTPKIYILEDYIPNAYSFGNSIVLSLGLFEVLQENEILGVAAHEVGHIKNKDTLLFPIVSYGRYWMMTLSLLLLLSTNVHAILGSLVLCGLYEAQRLRFFKEREFLADEAALHILDRPFDLKDALEEIKYYEDLRIKVKESALPGIEPNIERKQKRTFMETHPSYDERIWKILIEVGALEIMRKLK, encoded by the coding sequence ATGACCCTACTTTCAACTCTTGTTTTAGTGGCAATATACTTTTGGATAACAAAAAATAGCTTGAAAAAAGGCCATACTGTGCTGAAATATGAGGAAATGCCCTGGCTTTATGATGCTGTTGCAAGAATGGCCAAAAAAGCAAATATCAAGACCCCAAAGATATACATTCTGGAGGATTATATACCAAATGCTTACTCATTTGGAAATTCGATAGTGCTTTCCTTAGGGTTGTTTGAGGTTCTGCAGGAAAATGAGATCTTGGGCGTTGCAGCTCATGAAGTAGGACACATCAAAAACAAAGATACTCTGCTCTTTCCAATAGTCTCCTATGGAAGGTATTGGATGATGACCCTATCCTTACTGCTTTTACTCTCAACCAATGTTCATGCTATTTTGGGCTCACTAGTCCTTTGTGGATTATATGAAGCTCAAAGACTTCGCTTCTTTAAAGAGAGAGAATTTCTAGCGGATGAAGCTGCATTGCATATTTTAGATAGACCTTTCGATTTAAAAGATGCCCTCGAGGAGATTAAGTATTACGAAGACCTGAGAATTAAAGTTAAAGAAAGCGCCCTACCTGGAATCGAGCCAAACATTGAGAGAAAGCAAAAGAGGACTTTCATGGAGACTCATCCAAGCTACGACGAGAGAATCTGGAAGATACTAATAGAAGTTGGGGCATTGGAGATTATGAGAAAGCTCAAGTGA
- a CDS encoding BlaI/MecI/CopY family transcriptional regulator, producing MKSLEPHEFKLTEEGLKAVLPPLEAEIMTYMWEAKVATAGEVYEYLKSKYPDLRRSTVSILMNRLCERGLLEREVGKGRGGLRYVYKVTTTREEFEQKVVESIFDALMNNFKEATFAYLSKIKK from the coding sequence ATGAAGTCACTAGAGCCCCATGAATTTAAGCTAACTGAAGAGGGGTTAAAAGCCGTTTTACCTCCGCTGGAAGCAGAGATAATGACATATATGTGGGAAGCAAAGGTAGCAACTGCTGGTGAAGTTTATGAGTACTTAAAAAGCAAATATCCCGATTTAAGGCGCTCAACAGTAAGCATACTAATGAACCGCCTCTGTGAAAGGGGACTTTTGGAAAGAGAGGTCGGAAAGGGAAGGGGCGGACTTAGGTATGTCTATAAAGTCACAACTACTAGGGAGGAGTTTGAACAGAAAGTCGTCGAAAGCATCTTTGATGCACTAATGAATAACTTCAAAGAGGCAACATTTGCCTACTTGTCCAAAATCAAAAAGTGA
- a CDS encoding deoxycytidylate deaminase: protein MVEVFLDSQKAGRIKKIRPTKDEYFMLIAKLVGLRATCPRLRVGAVAVKDGYILATGYNGAPRGMEHCIDVGCLIVDGHCHRAVHAEQNVIAMAARKGISLEGATLYVTHFPCDTCFKIVLNAGIKEIVYEEMYPNEATEILLKEAQEKGIVKIRQFKLSRDRVKLFLEELFGNEFCKKEED, encoded by the coding sequence ATGGTAGAAGTGTTTTTGGATTCTCAAAAGGCGGGGAGAATTAAGAAAATAAGACCAACGAAGGATGAATACTTCATGCTCATAGCAAAGCTTGTAGGGCTTAGGGCTACCTGTCCTCGTTTGAGGGTGGGTGCAGTTGCTGTTAAGGATGGATATATCTTAGCTACTGGATACAATGGAGCGCCTAGGGGTATGGAGCACTGCATCGACGTGGGCTGTCTCATAGTTGACGGCCACTGCCACAGAGCTGTTCATGCGGAGCAAAACGTCATAGCAATGGCCGCCCGCAAGGGGATAAGCCTTGAAGGGGCTACGCTCTATGTTACACATTTTCCCTGCGACACGTGCTTTAAAATAGTGCTGAACGCAGGTATAAAGGAAATAGTCTATGAAGAGATGTATCCAAACGAAGCCACTGAAATCCTGCTTAAAGAGGCGCAAGAAAAAGGAATAGTAAAGATTAGACAATTCAAGCTTTCAAGGGATAGGGTAAAGCTATTCTTGGAGGAGCTCTTTGGGAATGAATTTTGCAAAAAAGAAGAGGATTAA
- a CDS encoding DUF2304 domain-containing protein, whose product MYAVQYIAIVIILAMMIYVLGKYGKKEFDWRDFLFWETLLVVMLLVAAFPIEISMAVKRILGLGRGLDSLFAVAIGLSYILIFRVYLAIDKTEREITELTRKIAIELEEINDKLKKLEKQD is encoded by the coding sequence ATGTATGCGGTTCAATACATAGCCATAGTCATAATTTTAGCTATGATGATCTATGTTTTAGGCAAATACGGAAAGAAAGAATTTGACTGGAGAGACTTTCTCTTTTGGGAAACGCTGCTTGTAGTAATGCTCCTCGTTGCGGCATTTCCTATTGAAATTTCAATGGCAGTAAAGAGAATTTTAGGATTGGGCAGGGGCTTAGATTCTCTGTTTGCAGTGGCTATTGGATTAAGCTACATTTTGATATTTAGAGTGTACTTGGCCATCGACAAAACTGAGAGGGAGATAACTGAACTAACGAGAAAGATTGCTATAGAGCTCGAGGAGATTAATGACAAGCTGAAAAAGTTGGAAAAACAAGATTAA